The Lycium ferocissimum isolate CSIRO_LF1 chromosome 1, AGI_CSIRO_Lferr_CH_V1, whole genome shotgun sequence genome includes a region encoding these proteins:
- the LOC132065726 gene encoding PRA1 family protein D-like encodes MSSPPPDTVTTTAVTVKPWPSFIDTAALSIPISFSDATYRINKNLRYFAGNYALITLIILLISLITRPISLVLFLIIFTGWIYLYFSRNNEPLELFGYDIDDKFVLGFLSLVTFVALFVAKIWMNIVVSIGFGVVILCVHGALRAPEDQEDSPYGSLLSDSPRGDYTIV; translated from the coding sequence ATGTCATCTCCACCACCGGACACCGTCACAACCACCGCCGTCACCGTCAAACCATGGCCGTCATTCATCGATACCGCCGCCCTAAGCATCCCAATCTCATTCTCCGATGCAACTTATCGTATCAACAAAAACCTCCGTTACTTCGCCGGTAATTACGCACTAATCACCCTCATAATCCTCTTAATCTCCTTAATTACCCGTCCAATTTCACTCGTgttattcctaatcatctttACCGGTTGGATTTACCTCTACTTCTCACGTAATAACGAGCCGTTGGAGCTGTTTGGTTACGATATTGATGATAAGTTCGTGTTAGGGTTTTTGAGTTTGGTTACGTTTGTTGCGTTGTTCGTTGCTAAGATTTGGATGAATATTGTTGTTTCgattggatttggagttgtgaTTTTGTGTGTTCATGGTGCACTTAGGGCTCCTGAAGATCAAGAGGATTCGCCTTATGGTTCGTTGTTATCGGATAGTCCACGAGGGGATTATACTATTGTTTGA